The following coding sequences are from one Lolium rigidum isolate FL_2022 chromosome 6, APGP_CSIRO_Lrig_0.1, whole genome shotgun sequence window:
- the LOC124663991 gene encoding 3-phosphoshikimate 1-carboxyvinyltransferase, chloroplastic-like, giving the protein MLEALDALGLSVEADKVAKRAVVVGCGGRFPIEKDAKEEVKLFLGNAGTAMRPLTAAVVAAGGNATYVLDGVPRMRERPIGDLGVGLKQLGASVDCFLGTDCPHVHINGIGGLPGGKITWVYHELALNIEPHSTG; this is encoded by the exons ATGCTCGAGGCCCTGGACGCGCTTGGGCTCTCAGTGGAAGCAGACAAAGTTGCAAAAAGAGCTGTAGTCGTCGGCTGCGGCGGCAGGTTCCCGATTGAAAAGGATGCCAAGGAGGAAGTAAAGCTCTTCTTGGGCAACGCTGGAACTGCAATGCGGCCATTGACGGCAGCTGTAGTAGCTGCTGGTGGAAATGCGAc TTATGTTCTTGATGGAGTACCAAGAATGAGGGAGCGTCCTATCGGTGACTTAGGTGTTGGTTTGAAACAACTAGGTGCGAGTGTTGATTGTTTCCTCGGCACTGACTGCCCACATGTTCATATCAACGGCATTGGAGGGCTACCTGGTGGCAAG ATCACATGGGTCTATCATGAACTAGCACTTAACATTGAACCACATTCCACAGGTTAA